The DNA sequence ACAGCGGGTGAAGTTCAGGACAGGGTAGCTCTTTTGTCGGTTGAATTGGAAACGGAGCGCCGCCGAGTCTTGACCCTGGAGCGGGAGCTGTCCCGGCAACTATCGGTGTCTTTGCTGAGTCAGGTGGCAGTGATTAACGGGGTCAACGTGCTGGCTGCTAGGGTGCCGTCTTGTCGTTTGGAAGCTCTGCGCGAACTGAGCGACCGCCTCCGTGAAGAGTTGAAGAGTGTGGTGATAGTACTGGGTACGATTTGTGATGATAACCCCCTTTTTCTGGCGGCAGTAACTCCGGATCTGGTGGCTAAAGGCTATAATGCCGGTGAGATAGTTCGAAAGGTTGCCAAGGTGACCGGGGGTGGTGGTGGAGGTAAAGCTCAATTCGCCCAGGCAGGTGGCAAAGATAAAAGCAGGTTGGAGGAGGCTCTTCATCTGGCGAAGAGCCTGGTTTAGATCGATTGGGTTTAGCCTGTTGATTTCCCGCGGTTAATTTTGGTGACCACGGTCAGGATGCTTTTGAGGTCTTTTAAGGGAGGCAGGCATAACGCGTATCTTGGGTCTCGATATCGGTGATAAGAGGATCGGGGTAGCCATCAGTGACCCCCAGGGTATATTAGCAACCCCGTTTACCATTATTAACCGCCGCAACGAAGAGGCAGATATCCAGGCCATTACTGATATTATCAGCCTGCATCAGATTGAGCGGGTTATTGCCGGTCTACCTCGTTCTATGGACGGCAGTATCGGTGAGCAGGCAAAAAAGGTGGAGGCCCTAGTCGAGAGACTGCGTGGCCAGACCAGAGCTCCGGTGGAGTACAGGGATGAGCGCCTATCAACAGTTTCTGCCCGGCGCTTGATACAAGATGCTCGGAATAAGAAAGCCAGGTACGACGATGCTATAGCGGCTGCTCTTATTCTGCAGTGCTATCTGGACGAAGAATATTAGGTAGGGTGTTCTAATCGTGGCCAGCTTACGGGTTTCATATTTTATGCCGTCTTCTTACCGGAGTATACAGTTGTTGCCGGTGGTGTAGAGGGATACTCGTTTGAGGAGGTAGAGGAATGATAAAGTGGTTGACTGTTGAAGAAGCACGGCGCTACCTTGAGTTGCCCCGTGCGGATTACTTGAAGAATTATGTGGCGGCCGGAGAGTTGGCTGAGACGCGCAGAGGGACCAGAGTAGTGTTCTCACAGGAAGAGCTGGACAGATGGAGGAATGAGAGAAAAACGTTCGTTCTGGATATGAGGGACTATATGAAGTGCCTGCACTTTGCTGTGGGGAGCCTCTACAAATACTGCTCGGTCTTCGGGTGTGCCGCCAGTAGTTCCTCGGATCTGGCTAAAGTCGTTGATAGCTTTATGTTGCAGAAGCTGGGTGAAACTGCCTTTCAAGAATTTATGGCTAAGAATTTCAAAATATTCGTCAAGTTTGAGTTTGAGTTTCGCGAGGAAGTCGTCAGTCAGGAAGTTACCGAGATTGCTTTGCCGGGTAAATGGCTCAGTGTGTATAATCCCCCGGAAAAGTTGAGGCTTACGGTTAAGACAATTGAGATGGGTAATGCCAGGCTCGTCATTCCCGAGTCCGAGGTGGAACACCGCCGGCACCATGATTTGATTGATGTATACGTGATGGTGCGTGTAGAGTTGCCCCCTGACCATATGTTTCGGGTTCTGGGAGATAGCTTGTGTTCGAGGCTTGGCGCTAGAAGAGAAGAGACGACCCTCTCTCGCTCCGAGTACCTTGAAGGAGATTATGGTATTGTCACAGACGAAGCGCTGATTCCTCGCCTTGAGCCTATCCGGACCGAAATCGTCGGATATGCCTGGCTTAGTGAGTTGCTTGAGGCCGGAGTTCAACCAGGCATCCCGGCGCAAAAGCTGCAGCCCGGTTATTACCTGCCTGCCGGAAGTCTCAGGAGGGGCGATTT is a window from the Dehalococcoidales bacterium genome containing:
- the ruvX gene encoding Holliday junction resolvase RuvX; this translates as MGLDIGDKRIGVAISDPQGILATPFTIINRRNEEADIQAITDIISLHQIERVIAGLPRSMDGSIGEQAKKVEALVERLRGQTRAPVEYRDERLSTVSARRLIQDARNKKARYDDAIAAALILQCYLDEEY
- a CDS encoding helix-turn-helix domain-containing protein, translating into MIKWLTVEEARRYLELPRADYLKNYVAAGELAETRRGTRVVFSQEELDRWRNERKTFVLDMRDYMKCLHFAVGSLYKYCSVFGCAASSSSDLAKVVDSFMLQKLGETAFQEFMAKNFKIFVKFEFEFREEVVSQEVTEIALPGKWLSVYNPPEKLRLTVKTIEMGNARLVIPESEVEHRRHHDLIDVYVMVRVELPPDHMFRVLGDSLCSRLGARREETTLSRSEYLEGDYGIVTDEALIPRLEPIRTEIVGYAWLSELLEAGVQPGIPAQKLQPGYYLPAGSLRRGDLEWRKLIELL